The following DNA comes from Lepidochelys kempii isolate rLepKem1 chromosome 9, rLepKem1.hap2, whole genome shotgun sequence.
CACGACAGAATTACTCCCCAGCAAGTGATACTACTTGGGAACATATAAATACAATTTTTACATTGTAAGGCACTTTTACCCAGCATACATGACAAGATGAAGTAAATTATAACATGAATTTGAGGCTTGTAACAAAAAACGCTTTCGGTATTGACTTTTAGTTTCCATGAGTTCTGAATTAATGATGGTTTAGTCAGCCACTTGCTCTTCTGCTACTGTTATGGTTGCTAGTGGCATGCGGAGAGATAAATGATTTTATACATAATGAATTATTAGACTGAATATTAAATCCAACAATTGACACAATGTGAATTAGAACTCAGTGAAAAATACAATGATTATATTGGCAAATCTACCCCATTGTACCTTTCATTCTTCCTTAACCAAAAATACAGTAGTTGCAAACAATAAAGTGCCTTTATTTCATGGGAAGGCCATGTTTGAGGCACGCAACCTAGAACCTAATCTAGGCAGTGTGACAGACATTTTGCATTCTGAAACCCTTCCACATAGCTGAAAAATTTTCATATTCtaggaaaaaaaagcaaacaccttGGTAAACAATCTCAATCTGTCATTGCAATTCAAGTCATGCCTTTAATTTTGAAAgttacaaatacaaaataagaaTGATCAATGGCATGTTTAGAGCAGTAACTGAATATTTTCTGTACACAGTAATATTACTAAAACTGCATTCTTCCCCAAAACAGATTGAATTCTAACATGATAAAATGTTAGAAATTTAATATAAACAGTTGAGTCCCTTGAGACATTAAGGAAACGCATGAAAAAACAATGACAtgttaaatcttttaaaaatacaagtaaAAAATGCTACAGAAACTTGTTACAAATGAACTGCTTCTTAATATCAACTGCAGATGAACCTTCACTGTTTTTAGTCAAATTGTCAGAGTATCTTGCTTCCTGCTTTACTTCAAATCTAAGCGGTTTATTGGGTATTCAGAAAGAGCCAGAACCCTTCCCAAGCAACGAGGTGCCCTGGAAGCATTAGAAAGACTTACTTATTGGGTTAagtttttgattttattttaaatgaatctgCTAATGTGCTTCAATAggaccagcagaagaagctattTATTAGCAACTAGACATGCCAGAGCTGTATGAAAAAAGTTAGGGAACTGAGCTGGAAGATTTGGTATAATCTAAACCTGATTATTCTCTAATGGAACATCGACCTCTAGACATATGAAGTGCCATGGCATGATCATTGAtttgacaagaaaaaaaatcacatgctaAAAGCATTAAGAATGGTAAGTAAATCTTATATAGTGGTCACAAGATTCAAATATAAATACTGAtctacccaaaaaaaaaaagaaaagaaacaaagttgATTCCTCCTCCTTACAGCACGCGGGACCGGTGTCTGTATTTTGGACAAAGATGAAGTGCTCCACACAACACAGAGCACTTGAGGTCTGGATGTCAGATAAGGTGACTAAATTCCATAGACGTTAAAGTAGTAACCCTCTTCGAAATCTAAAGATGTTGGGTTGCAGCTTCCAAAAGTTAGAGTCACTTGGTACATTAGGAATATAGAGGTGGTGGACTGTTGgggaaagaacaaactacagccCTTTGGCATGAGTACTGAAGCTTGCAGCTTGTAACCAACAGCTGCTCAAGTAAATCTCCAGCAAGGAATGCTGGGCAGTAGGAACAATCACAACAGGAACAAACTGAAAGGTTCAAGCACGCTTCTGCATGCACGGAGTTTTTTTTTCTACTGTGCCTTGCAAGCAAAAACAGAGCAATTTGCCCCCCCGCACATTTATCCTCCATATTTTGTATAAGAAAATGCAAAATTCATGAGTTACCAGCTTGTTGCCACCATGGACTTGTCTGTCCACGTTGTGAATTAATCTTACTAAGACTTTCCCTTGGTGCATGAATCCACTAAACAACTTACACATTCCAAATCTTAGATTTTTATTCAGTCCAGAAATATAGAGCTTACTTCATTTCAATGTCTGCCTTAACTTTTGACACTGTACATATTACATATCATTTATATAGTGTTTCAATTTTTTCCCAGACACTGCAGACTACAAACTACATAATATTGACATGTAAAACTCTGCCACTTATTGAAGGCTCACACACATGAATGTTTCAGGCAGTTCAATGAAATTTCTAACAGAATCAGGCCGTAAAAAGTTACTAACCCTTTTCTGATCttagaaaacaatttaaaagaaTTAGTAGTTATGGATGTCTTATTCATTCCCAGTTCTCTAACTCTGTCCCTTGAACCTGTTTAAAAAACGATGAAAACAATAGTAAATTTAAAATCATATAAAGAGCAGAGCATCTAACAGATCTGACATTACATCTACATTTATCAGACATGAGGCCTCCTTTCTAATATTATAAAATCagctgaagtttaaaaaaaaagttccccGTTCTTCTGCAGTACACCAATAAAAAGCACTGATCTGCATATACTAGATTTAAACATTTTACTGTTATTAACTACATCAAATGTATGTTGTGTCTCAGTCTCAGTAACAGAGCTGCCAGGAGGAACTTCCATACCTAGTTTCCATTGAGTTGCTGCTGAGGAATGCTACTATGGTCAGAGCCTGATTTCCCACGgcttttgctttctctttcttcATCCTCTTCATCCCTTTCATCGTTTCCACTATGGTTTTTACAATAGAGTCTAAGACAATAAAAGAAACAATGGAGGATTTACCAGGAaacaagaaaatatatatattttagaacaTTCTGGGCTCTCTCCACTAGTGAAGAGGctccattttaaaattttgctgaaTTAATGTATAAGGCACCTGTCAGACATCTGACATTAGAAATAAAGATTAGCTAGGCTACTAGATCACTGGCTAGAACCAAGGGCTCCTGTTACAGGGGCAAACCCAAGATCACTAACCAAACAAAAAAGGGAACAGTTCCCAACCGATAAAAGTTAACAACGAGGGGTTAAGCCCAAAAAACAAAGACAGAAGCCCAAAAAACAGTCAGCGGTACTCATTACTGTAAGAGCCACTGCCTCATGTCCTAAAAAGCAACCAAGGAAGAACACCAGCAGACCTCCTTCTGAGAGAGTTCCACCGCCAAGAACCTTAGACTGAGAAAGCTCTATTGACCTGTGCCAACCAACCGTAAACAGCTAGGCTGAGAGAAAGATTTAGTTTATGATAGCATTAGCAGATCCTAACAAAGCCTACTTACTGTTTTTTCCTAAAAAGTAACCACTACCTATTACAATAGCAAGCTTGTTCCAATATAGATAAGGCTGTGACAGCATTTTCATTACTTTCAATGGTTTACATCTTGCCTGTGAAAACTGACTGAGATGTACCAAGGCATAAGCCtgggacaatttaaaaaaaacccattttaGACAAGAATCAAActgatgttattttaaaatgctgtatgAACTGTCTAGGTGTTTAATGATTGCATATGTAAAGACCTACTTTCTCGTAGCTCTACCATAAGAGAATGAACATGGTTAGTAGTACCAGTGAGTTCTAAGGAGTTTTGTGATAGATTGTCTAAAATCTACATAAAATGGATCAAACTCTGTTCTCATGAACATTTacataacaaaaaacaaatagaCACTCCAAGGGAGCATGGGcgctcataaaaaaaaaaaagtatgattgtgtgtgtgtcaatTTGTAATCACTTTCCATTTGTTCATGGATCTTAAGTTATCAATCTGAAACCAATAAATAAGTTGAGATAAGCAGAGGAAAGCCAGGCTCCAGTGCAGTCTTTATAGACTAGCATAAGcagaaatttatttaaaaacagatcAATTCTAGTTCTCAAGAAGCAGGATTGTTATCACACTGCTCATAGAATGCCCCCTTGTGGCCAAAATGAGATGCAACCGGTCAACTTCAATTGGAGTAGGTTTGTGGTAGCAACTGGGAAAGGAGGTTGGAACAGTACAGAAATATGAAAAAAGATAGTTATCCCTAAGAGAGTATAAACATGGCAGGAGTTTACCTGTGACTTCAGCAATTTGAGTTACAGATTTTACTAATCAGGgagaaaaattttttttttgctttttttaaaagacatattTCATGTACTTTCAAGTGGGTATACAGAGGTTCTGAATTAAGTAGGATCACTAAAATATTTTCTATATGTGTGaaagttattttgaaaatatgacaGTTATTTTCATGTTTATGATAAACTTAACAGAAATACTTCCACTTTTGcatatgtatttatcctcatctAACTTGGTAAAATGAGCTTAAATAGCTTCAGGTTAGAGAGAAAGAATATGAAGTCAGTCCAGTGGTCTAGTGTCAATAATCTACAATGCCAGAAAAAGCTATCGTGTCAATTAGTGGTCCGACTCTATTGCTCCCTGGGTTATTAAGGGCTAAGAGCATTCTGACAGCAGTATGCTGAGCCTCACTGGAGAGGAAGAGCCTCAGAAGTCAAACAGCAAGACTTTTGACAGGAGCACCCATCCAATTCTCCTAATTTGTTTGAGAGTGATGATGCAGGGCCTTGGAACAAGAGGAAATGGAAATTAAAGTGGGAAAAATATGAAGAGGTTCTCCGAGTTCTGTGCAGAGAGATCTATTTTTGCCTCTGTTATAGgacaggctttttaaaaaaaaaaagttctaaaaaCTCTACATTTATAACAGAACTTGATTTAATTTTTCTATGACACTCAACTTGAACAAGATGTTTGAAGTAACAAAATTGATCTTGCACAAGCTTTTACCTTACCAGCTTTTGAACTGCAATAGTCACCTTATCTGAACTTCCAAAGATGTACGATAGTTTTGCCTAGTGCCTGCAATGCAGCTGAATGATGTGTTAATCAGCATTACTGCATGATCAGAATGTTTTATCTGAACAGAAAAGCAGTTCAAAGAGGACATCACAAAAAATGATCATTACAGACTTAACTGCTAGGGTTCTTACTTGTAAATGCCTCGTGACATATTCTCAATGTATTTAGCTTTGTCTTGTACTCCACAGTGGTAATGGTAAGTCTTGATACAGGCTTTAATTTCACATCCAATAGTAGCCCCAGGCTGACTGCAAAGAGTGCATTTCTGTTGAGAAGAAAGGACAGTACTCTAAATTGTGATGTTAATCCATTTAATCTCATCGATTAATGCTCACTTTGATGTCCCCAAATTTTAGCCATAAACATGAAGAAATTTGTGCTACAAGAAAAATTAATCTTAATTTATAGTAAGCCAGAAACAGTTTTAAATCTGCATCAATATATATGAACAGAGAACTGTTTTACCTGTCTGCTGCAAAAATAAGTAACTGCATGATTTGTACACATTGCTGCAGTTCTAAGTTctattttgttgctgttgttgaagTTGAAGCTAGCTTTTCCAAGTACCTAAACTCATTGAATATTAATTGTATTATAGTAAAGTATTATATTTTTTCAGATGGTAATAGAGTTCCATATATTATTGAATTCTAATATTCATGAAACTGTGTGCCATATTTTACTTATAAAACATACCTGAGTGCCTGTCACATACTCTGGGGCCCGTATATAAGATTTAATTTTCCACACTAAAATGTCATGACATACTGCTCAGACcactcaaaaataaatatatgaatCAACAGACAAACTGACAAGACACCTCCCAAGTAGGCATCCTCATCATCATTAGAAGTCCTTCCAGAGGCATGGGAGAAAAGATGGGCCTTGCACCCCCATGCCCAAGTGATTAGCAAATCTGGCCCTGGACTGACTAAGGGGGTGTGAATTTGAATCCAAGAGCCATGCTAGTAGCTCCCTCTCTCCTCTAGCTGAAGAAGACTTTAATAAGGTAATACTTTTGGGGCCTTTGAGACCCCAAAACAAGTATTTAAAAGATGCAATTTACCAGAGATACACATGAGATTCATCTTCCTTTAACTGGCAATACAGAGATTCAGTGTCCTTTTAAAGAGTGTTGAGAATGAACTagccatcatttaaaaaaaaaatgaaacaagtcAATAATTATACAAATTGACTCCCATAACCTATTTAGCAATTTCATGCCATACAGATTCTGTGGTATGGAAAACAAACCGTCAATTCCTTCCTTTCTATTATGGTCCCCAAAGAGCCAACATACTGCATTCATAAAGTATGCTgtagttaaaagaaaaaacaccaccaccacagtaATTGTTGAGACACTTTATATCCTGATATCTAAGAGTGAcaatacatttaaattgttttctaaGAAAGTGGAAAAATTTGTTCAGATAAGGAAAAGAGAATCGTACATATACTCCCAACCGAAATCACTGAAGCATTCCTTACAAACATACCAttcttttccctctcttgatcTCCTGGAGTACAGTTTTAATATCAAAATCACCAAACTCTGCCCTTGATGTTGTTGTTAGCTGCACAGTGCCAGAAGAGAACAACTGTAAAGCAAACAAATGCACAATAACGTTAGGAGGTTACAGATGTGGCCATAAGAAGATTAAGGAGCAGGAGCAACAGAAGGGAATGCACTGTACTCAGTTATCTGCTGGTAAACTGTGCATTGCCAATGAACTCGAAAAAAACTGCAGATTGAGCATATCAGTAATTTGGATATTCCTTCCAATGCCCACTTGATTGCTTCAATTATCTGTGACTGCGTTTCAGAGGATTTTTTTTGAATGACAAAGCAGTAGTTAAAGGATGATTATGATAATGGAATATACAAAGCAATAAATGATTACTGCAGACAATTAAGACACTGAAGACATGCCTTGGTTCTGTAAAGGATATTTCATCCCCACTCACTGCCCCCACCTAAATAATTCAGCTTACTCACACTGCCAATATCAGTGCCCCTGGAAAGCCTGAAATGGTGATAATGGGACATTTCCAAGTAGTTGCAAACCACATGTTTCCATTACCTGCAGCTTTTATTGGCTGAATGCATTTCCTTTTATATAGTTACACTAACATCACTCACAAGATGTAACTATATAGTATATGCAGTAAAAGCTCTTGGAGGAGGACTTCAGCTAATTTCGACGTTcagagggggaagagaggtaaTGCAAAAGTCCAGCTCAACTTTCATATAGGGTAATTCTTTTCTGCTTACCTGCTATCTCAGTTGGATGTGTGCCTCTATTTGTAGGACAGGAAAGAGAGTCTTTTTGCGGGTACTGGGATAGCAGGCTCAAGCCCATCCAAAACTAAAGACCAGCCCCCTCAACCAACGAGGAGGAACCACAAAACCCTGGCCACAACTGAATTTGGGGAACAACAAATGCAAAAACAGGAACAGGAGTGGGGGTTGAAGGTTCATAATCACAGTTCTGGATGGAGACACTGACCAGAGAACCCtgggcagtgcccactgctcctcaaagtcCAAGGAATCACTCAaagccacccagaggaactctcaTGGACTTTATGATCACAATAATCCTTTTCGATCTTATAGTCTGACTCCCTTCACATTGCAAGccacccactcttgtaatagacccCAAActtctgactgagttactgaagtcctcaaatcatggtttaaatacttcaagatacagagaattcaccatttataccagtttaaatctgcaagtgacctgtgccccatgctgcagacgAAGGcagaactctgcccagatacgtgaTACTAGGGATTGGAAACCGATCACACAGTTGCAGAGCATCCCCATCCAAGCAAGCTTCCTCCTCCAGGTCTGGTGGATGACCACCTtggccagagccaggagtagGCTGACGAAGTCTCATGACTCTGTGGGGCCCTGGATAGGACGTTTGTATAGAagcaggaatgggggggggggagtgcaaaCAGAACCTCAACAGGAGGTTACAGAGGAGCCAGAAGAAGGGCTCCAGTCTGACACTACGTAGATATGCACCCAGTGTCCCTCTTGCCACAGAAGACGCAGATGTCGGGGGACTTGATAAACAATACCAACTACACACCCGTGCTCACAACACCATGAAAGAGCCACCAAGTCTCATATCTTATGGGTGCTATAAGACCAGACTAGAGTACAAGCTGGCCACCGAAGTGCCCCTCCATTCCACAGGTTGCAGCAGGTCCTGCCACTTGGTGTCAGGGCAGGACACGAGGGCGAAGAAGTGGATGGTACAGAGCATAAGCATGCAGAGATGTTCATGTGATACAGTCTGGAGATGGACTAGCTGGATGGTGTCCAGCCGACTCAGGTGGCATATCACAAGCATCTGGGGGTTGCAAGGCAGGGGCCTCATGACCTGCTCTAGAGGACCGGGTGAAGGGTGTGGAGAGCCCTTCTGCAAGATCTGCCCAAGAAAAACAAGAAGGGGATTGGAGGGCaaggctgccctcacctcctTAAGCACGCAACAGGGTATGCACAGGGTGGGCAACCCCATGTGCTGGCCAAGTACCACAGGCTATACCCATTTCCTCCAACTAGCCCACGTGGTCTCAGATTCTAGTGACAGCAGCCAGGACCAGCCTCTGGTGCATCAATGGGGACTCCAACACCCGTACATGAAGATTGAGGTTGTGTACCAGGGGCTCAAAAGCCAGGAGGTATTCCCCCTCAGTAGCTGCTACAGACCTAGTTGCTGAAACTAGCTTCTGGGTCCTGTGGAGGTCCTGGTAAAAGGCAGCATCTCCGAGGGGTCCCAGGGGAGACCTCTTGGGAAGAAAGGCAATCTTATGTTTAAGGCAGCAGAATGGGATGCAGCAGGATTATATTCTATTCCTACCTCTGCCACAAACtatgtgacattgggcaagtcacttcatctctacctgcctctgttccccatctgtgaaactgGGGATAAAAAAACTTAGAGGGATAAAAGGCTCAGATTCGATGGCTAGTGATGGAGGCCACAGAACTACCTAGATCAGAGGTTGTCAATAGACTACAGGCCAAATTTGGACcatcagatgcttttgaacagactgcAAAATTTTTTTACTTACTtattggggtgtgaaaaatgctgctctggagtctggaccttgaccaagaaatttggacctggACCAAAACAATAGACTACCCCTGCCAATCTCCTATTGGGAAAATGTATGGTCTATTACTACTGTATGCTATTAAAAACAGCAGCTTTCACTTCAGAGATGGATGCATCAATTCCTTTATGTGGTGTTTTGTGATCCTTTTGCATGAAATGAACTGTAGTATGGAGGTGccagttttgcacttaaagcacaCATCTACTCGGTTATAAATGAATGTCAGTATTATTGTTAAAATATCACTGTATTTTCAGTTTAATCTGCTTCTCAGCATTGCAGCTCTTCTTCCCCAAAGTCATGCATACAATAGAGCAAAGAATTCTCAAAAGCTACGGCTCTCTGCTTAGTGAGACTAGCCATAAGgagaaaattatataaaaaaaaatatctaccAGCTGCATTGGCTACTTATTCATTTCCAAGTCCAACTCAAGGAGTGGACTTTGTTTTATACAGCCCCACCTGGATCaaaaacataacataagaatggccatattgggtcagaccaaaggtccatccaactcagtatccggtcttccaacagtggccaatgccaggtgccccagagggagtgaacctaacaggtaaagatcaagtgacctctctcctgccatctatctccaccctctgacaaacagccaggatgggtaaggaatggtgtccctagcctctaatagtcattaatggacttaatctccatgaatttatctagttctcttttaaaccctgttatactcctagccttcacaacctctgcaggcaaggagttccacaggttgactgtgcgcagtgtgaagaagaacttccttttatttgttttaaacttgatgCCCACTAATTTCAAGGACCTAGCCATAGGAAAAAACTGCGTTCTCTGCTCTCATTCTTTCAGAGCCCCTGAGATCAGTTGATGCACATGAGCTAATAGTTCCCTAGATGTGATCATTTAGAAGCAGAGAGTTTCCAGTGGGGAGCCACTGACTCTGGAGGTCACTTCCCTTACTCTTTTGATACAGCCTGAATCAACTGATCTTCGAAGCATTGTGCAAAGCTCATCTGTTTctgcaggctttttttttttttttgggggggggggggaggcctggAGTTAGAGGGTATTAGTGGTACTTTATTTTGGGGTGTAATCTTTATTTAATGTTATTGGAGTTATACTTTTGTTGTTTAAACATTGTACGTACATACACCTAGGTACAATGAGATTTGTAGTAAGATGGAGAAGTCTACCTGAGCTAATTCCTCCTTCTCTAAACACAGTCAACTTTCATCAACAGTGCCTCTGGTGAAAATAAATGAACTGCTCAGCTCACAACACTTTAGTGGGTCAGAGAGATTACTGGAAGCACAGGCTGTATTAATACATAACTACACGTTAGGGCACTGAACTAACAATGTATCATATAGCAGGACAGTTTAGAAAAATTAAACACTAACCCAATATTCTACTTACCATGCACTTATAGTGTGCTGCTGCCTTTTTGGCATTAAATATATGAAGCTTTCCTCTAGCTTCATTTTCTTCTTCACCTGCATGACAGAATCCACATTTAGGTTTTGTATCACTGGGACTGCTTCTGTGGGGAGACCTGTCTCtctgaaagaaaaacattttactaaaatatactgctgt
Coding sequences within:
- the PHF6 gene encoding PHD finger protein 6 isoform X3, translating into MTEANYLKRGLDICRGEKRQLQLTKMCSLCHCPGATIGCDVKTCHKTYHYYCALHDKAQIREKPSQGIYMILCRKHKKTTRNSEADLEEGVNEHELEPLPPKGKKRGRKGKPRKTNLKGQSEDTRSTSSHGTDEIESSSYRDRSPHRSSPSDTKPKCGFCHAGEEENEARGKLHIFNAKKAAAHYKCMLFSSGTVQLTTTSRAEFGDFDIKTVLQEIKRGKRMKCTLCSQPGATIGCEIKACIKTYHYHCGVQDKAKYIENMSRGIYKLYCKNHSGNDERDEEDEERESKSRGKSGSDHSSIPQQQLNGN